Proteins found in one Seonamhaeicola sp. S2-3 genomic segment:
- a CDS encoding SDR family NAD(P)-dependent oxidoreductase yields the protein MKKTALITGATSGIGHATAFEFAKHGINLILCGRRLGRLETIKKALSKLTDVHILNFDVRNKEETFKAIESLPEKFKNIDILINNAGNAHGLDPINNGSIDDWDAMIDINVKGLLYVSKAIIPGMTERKSGHIINIGSSAGKEVYPKGNVYCGSKHAVLAITEGMRIDLNPYGIKVGAINPGLVETEFSKVRFKGDKIADTVYKGFKALQAEDVAEVIYFAISRPPHVNIADVLMFCTAQANSTFVKKEI from the coding sequence ATGAAAAAAACAGCTTTAATTACCGGCGCAACAAGTGGTATTGGGCATGCTACCGCCTTTGAATTTGCCAAACACGGTATTAACTTGATACTTTGCGGACGCCGATTAGGACGTTTAGAAACCATTAAAAAGGCACTAAGTAAACTAACCGATGTGCATATTTTAAATTTTGATGTTAGAAACAAAGAAGAAACTTTTAAAGCAATTGAATCATTGCCTGAGAAATTTAAAAACATTGACATCCTTATTAATAATGCTGGTAACGCTCATGGCTTAGACCCTATTAACAATGGAAGTATTGATGATTGGGATGCAATGATAGACATTAACGTAAAAGGACTTCTTTATGTAAGCAAAGCCATTATACCTGGAATGACAGAACGTAAATCTGGACATATTATAAATATTGGTTCTTCTGCAGGAAAAGAGGTTTACCCAAAAGGCAATGTGTATTGTGGCAGTAAACACGCTGTTTTAGCCATTACCGAAGGTATGCGTATAGATTTAAACCCTTACGGAATTAAAGTGGGAGCAATAAATCCTGGCTTGGTTGAAACCGAATTTTCAAAAGTTAGATTTAAAGGCGATAAAATTGCAGATACCGTTTACAAGGGTTTTAAAGCTTTACAAGCCGAAGACGTTGCAGAAGTTATCTATTTTGCAATATCTAGACCTCCTCATGTAAATATTGCAGATGTTTTAATGTTTTGTACCGCACAAGCTAATAGTACCTTTGTGAAAAAAGAAATTTAA
- a CDS encoding ATP-binding protein — MINKRLLIKHLLAHNDENSFYDKKRKIDISHKEGKAKFLKHICALSNSNPKNNSYIVIGVEDEDNTIIGVDFFDDSKIQNLINAYLTNPPIVQYENIPFPHLPDHKVVGLVTIRPTGKLTSLRKNIWKYYGGSVFFRDGSISMPKVFDIEVKDVNSKIVAAIENNAQNNIEHTLDGVFDFLNKRKDFNPKYKVFKEYFVLCWSGQKKVVKDDVYYSRVDIELINEQVRLFFSALDEVSISYNDDNFKIIEYVNLGFHNNNKYYKLEETIIEFEDNANYNINTKLLFEPPQFDKKVLHHIYNANNAILDKLKKGISLTKHEISDLRNLPATYLICYFNLFHEAIDKLKEVKPYLKQYGKEVNQFHKETMRILRKVKYS; from the coding sequence ATGATTAACAAACGCCTTCTTATAAAACATCTTCTGGCTCATAATGACGAAAATAGTTTTTATGATAAAAAACGTAAAATTGATATTAGCCATAAAGAAGGAAAAGCTAAATTTTTAAAACACATTTGTGCCCTATCTAACAGTAACCCAAAAAACAATTCATACATTGTTATTGGGGTTGAAGATGAGGATAATACCATTATTGGGGTTGACTTTTTTGATGACAGCAAAATTCAAAACCTCATTAATGCTTATTTAACTAACCCACCAATTGTTCAATATGAAAATATACCATTTCCGCATTTACCAGACCACAAAGTAGTTGGTTTAGTAACTATAAGACCCACAGGCAAGCTAACTTCTTTAAGAAAGAACATTTGGAAATATTATGGAGGCTCTGTGTTTTTTAGAGATGGCAGTATAAGCATGCCAAAAGTTTTTGATATTGAAGTTAAAGACGTAAACTCTAAAATTGTTGCTGCCATTGAAAATAATGCCCAAAATAATATTGAGCATACTTTAGATGGTGTTTTTGATTTTTTAAATAAACGAAAAGACTTTAATCCAAAATACAAAGTTTTTAAAGAGTATTTTGTGCTATGTTGGTCTGGACAAAAAAAAGTTGTAAAAGACGATGTTTACTATTCTAGAGTTGATATTGAATTAATAAACGAACAAGTACGATTATTCTTTTCTGCTTTAGATGAAGTTTCTATTTCTTATAATGATGATAATTTTAAAATTATAGAATATGTTAATCTTGGGTTTCATAACAATAACAAATATTACAAACTAGAAGAAACAATTATTGAGTTTGAAGATAATGCCAATTATAATATCAACACCAAACTTTTATTTGAACCGCCACAATTTGATAAAAAAGTACTTCATCATATTTATAATGCCAATAATGCCATACTAGATAAACTAAAAAAAGGAATCTCATTAACAAAGCATGAAATATCAGATTTAAGGAATTTACCAGCTACATACTTAATTTGTTACTTCAATTTATTTCATGAAGCCATAGATAAACTAAAAGAAGTCAAACCTTATTTAAAACAATACGGCAAAGAGGTTAATCAATTTCACAAAGAAACCATGCGAATTTTGAGAAAAGTGAAATACAGTTAG
- a CDS encoding hybrid sensor histidine kinase/response regulator transcription factor: MVFNNITCRILIFYLFLTSQVWTQVNFKEFNFINIKDGISKVAVPCITQDKDGFIWIGTNGAGLYRFDGIDYLSYKHILNDSTSLISNIIYCSHLDYKNRLWIGTEEGLNLYERRFDRFKKIPIQRVKKNKNMSVTVSSLGSDKSGNIYVGTFENGLYKYDIDNDKIEQILVDGINLETNYININGIQVRGDGKVYAGSNIGLLEYDSNVNMLKKCLFSSENGNVSIDDSIESILLDNSKNIWIGTLENGLYKVAISNNNNQDSFKLNHYKITKKRILSMVQIPDGTLLIGTENDGLIHINKNGSVIKNYTLDKTDKDSIKSNSIWSLFVDNNQRIWMGYYNSGVAVYDKLYDKFNSLESVPGNPNSLQFSSVTAIEQDENGNYWIGMDGGGIDVYNPKTKRFEHIDKTNTKGYTGLTSLDIQTVFIDSKKNIWAGSWNNGLFFMKNGTKKFINYNSENTPNLDANSVLSFDEDSDGIIWIGTFHGGVVTYNPENKEFTNQYMPPFPENKFIGNAVRKVLVDSKNNVWVGTTEGLFRINKNRNSEYHVEFISNKETNSNRNKKSANHILSLYESSDGSIWFGTRGSGLCRYTKGGNFQWYNEMYEFTEESVSNIIEDKEGKLWVTVNSGLTKLNLKNNEITNFTLNDGLLSNEFNFNAVYKDKKGYLYFGNYKGIDFFNPKDISLNKTPPTLYLTGLKIFNKEVLPDKEDSPLKQVLAETQEIELNHNQSVFTIEYSGISYTRPEKNQYAYYLEGLEESWNYVGNLRSATYTNLDKGTYVFKLKAANNDGVWNETPLELKITILPPWWKTNWALVTYIMLFLGAIYMLNIVVQRRIKEKELLRNERIQRIQEDELHKNKIQFFTNISHEFRTPLTLMINPLQDIINDNTLNLPARIKEKHNVIYKNTQRLYRLINELMDFRKLELNKMSIKAQELNLVNFTKEIISYFKEEAFNRNIHLAVDADLPNIILWADQSMLEKIIFNILSNAMKVTPDGGAINIDILSKDDLHILPLVDETKPVKVVEIIISDTGPGLEKDQINKIFERFYQVKNLNKTYYGGTGIGLEVVQNFVQLHKGKIEVKSKLGEGTTFIITLPAGKNHFTEQELLSEVTSTIPQKEHFISNTYSTPSLDNNYKEEETETEKTTKPHCILIVEDNIELRNYLKNELKKDYRIFTANNGKEGLEVAREMLPDVIITDVLMPEMNGFDFCKIIKTDIRTSHIPLLMLTAKTRIDDRIEGIGYGADAYMVKPFDLRLLKLRTSQLITSRKLIFDKYFGEISGAKEKTNTTSIDKEFIQKVLNFINENMSDSDLSVELLASELNLSRSQLYRKIKTLTGQTVNEFLRKTRLQRAKQLLESGSVNVSEVCYKVGFASPSYFTKCFKAHFGVLPTEIESNS, encoded by the coding sequence ATGGTTTTTAACAATATTACATGCAGAATTCTTATTTTTTATCTTTTTCTTACTTCACAAGTATGGACCCAAGTAAACTTTAAAGAATTCAATTTTATTAACATAAAAGACGGCATTTCTAAAGTGGCTGTTCCCTGTATTACCCAAGATAAAGACGGCTTTATATGGATTGGTACTAACGGTGCTGGACTATATAGGTTTGATGGGATTGATTACCTTTCATATAAGCATATACTTAATGATTCAACCTCTTTGATTAGTAATATAATTTATTGTTCTCATCTAGATTATAAAAATAGATTATGGATAGGCACTGAAGAGGGGCTTAATTTATACGAAAGAAGGTTTGATAGATTTAAAAAGATTCCAATCCAAAGGGTAAAGAAAAACAAAAACATGTCTGTTACCGTCAGTAGTCTGGGTTCTGATAAATCTGGGAATATTTATGTAGGTACTTTTGAGAATGGACTATATAAATATGATATAGATAATGATAAAATAGAACAAATACTTGTAGATGGTATAAATTTAGAAACGAACTATATAAATATTAACGGTATTCAAGTTAGGGGGGATGGAAAAGTTTATGCAGGATCTAATATTGGCCTTTTAGAATATGACAGTAACGTCAATATGCTAAAAAAATGTCTCTTTTCCTCTGAAAACGGAAACGTTTCAATAGATGATTCCATAGAATCTATATTGTTGGACAACTCAAAAAATATTTGGATAGGCACACTAGAAAACGGTTTATATAAAGTTGCCATATCAAATAATAACAACCAAGATTCATTTAAATTAAACCATTATAAAATAACCAAGAAACGCATACTGTCAATGGTTCAAATTCCTGACGGTACTTTGTTAATAGGTACAGAAAACGATGGGCTTATTCATATAAACAAAAATGGTTCTGTAATTAAAAATTATACTTTAGATAAAACAGATAAGGACAGTATAAAATCCAACTCAATTTGGTCTTTGTTTGTAGATAATAACCAAAGAATCTGGATGGGGTATTATAATAGTGGCGTGGCGGTTTATGACAAATTATATGATAAGTTTAATAGCTTAGAAAGTGTACCTGGTAACCCTAATTCATTGCAATTTTCATCTGTTACGGCTATTGAACAAGATGAAAACGGAAATTATTGGATAGGTATGGACGGTGGTGGAATAGATGTTTATAACCCAAAAACTAAAAGATTTGAGCATATAGATAAAACAAACACTAAAGGCTATACAGGTTTGACTAGCTTAGATATTCAAACCGTTTTTATTGATAGCAAGAAAAACATTTGGGCCGGAAGCTGGAATAATGGCCTGTTTTTTATGAAAAATGGCACTAAAAAATTTATTAATTATAATTCAGAAAACACCCCTAATCTCGATGCTAATAGCGTATTAAGTTTTGATGAAGATTCAGATGGTATTATTTGGATAGGTACTTTTCATGGTGGCGTTGTTACGTATAACCCAGAAAATAAAGAATTTACAAATCAGTATATGCCGCCATTTCCAGAAAACAAATTCATAGGAAATGCCGTTAGAAAAGTATTGGTTGACTCAAAAAATAACGTCTGGGTAGGCACTACTGAAGGCCTATTTAGAATTAATAAAAATAGAAATAGCGAATATCACGTAGAATTTATTTCAAATAAAGAAACAAATAGTAACAGAAATAAAAAAAGCGCAAACCACATATTGTCATTGTATGAAAGTTCCGATGGGTCAATTTGGTTTGGAACCCGTGGTTCAGGATTATGCCGCTATACTAAAGGCGGAAATTTTCAATGGTATAATGAAATGTATGAATTCACAGAAGAAAGTGTTTCTAATATCATTGAGGATAAAGAAGGTAAATTATGGGTTACTGTAAACTCCGGGCTTACAAAACTAAATTTAAAGAATAATGAAATAACTAACTTTACGTTGAACGATGGACTACTTTCCAATGAGTTTAACTTTAATGCTGTTTATAAAGATAAGAAAGGATACTTATATTTTGGGAATTATAAAGGGATTGATTTTTTTAACCCAAAAGACATTAGTTTAAATAAAACCCCACCAACTCTATATCTTACTGGGCTTAAAATATTCAACAAAGAAGTTTTACCAGATAAAGAAGACTCTCCTTTAAAACAAGTCTTGGCCGAAACACAAGAAATAGAACTAAACCATAACCAATCTGTTTTTACCATTGAGTATTCAGGAATAAGTTATACCAGACCAGAAAAAAACCAATATGCTTATTATCTGGAAGGTTTAGAGGAATCTTGGAATTATGTAGGCAACTTAAGAAGCGCAACCTATACAAATTTAGACAAGGGAACTTATGTTTTTAAGTTAAAAGCAGCTAATAATGATGGCGTTTGGAATGAGACTCCATTAGAGTTGAAAATAACCATCTTGCCTCCTTGGTGGAAAACTAATTGGGCGCTAGTAACATATATCATGTTGTTTTTGGGAGCAATTTATATGTTAAATATAGTAGTTCAACGTCGTATCAAAGAAAAGGAATTGTTAAGAAATGAAAGAATCCAAAGAATTCAAGAAGATGAATTGCATAAAAATAAAATCCAGTTCTTCACTAATATTTCTCATGAATTTAGAACGCCATTAACTTTAATGATAAACCCACTACAAGATATTATTAATGATAACACTTTAAATTTACCAGCACGCATTAAGGAAAAACATAACGTAATTTACAAGAACACACAAAGACTTTATAGGCTCATCAATGAATTAATGGATTTTAGAAAATTAGAGCTAAATAAAATGTCAATAAAAGCTCAAGAATTAAATCTGGTTAACTTCACTAAAGAAATCATAAGCTATTTCAAGGAAGAAGCTTTTAATAGAAATATACACCTAGCTGTAGATGCAGACTTACCTAATATTATTCTTTGGGCAGATCAAAGTATGCTAGAAAAAATTATTTTTAACATACTTTCCAACGCCATGAAAGTGACACCAGATGGCGGAGCTATAAATATCGACATATTATCCAAAGATGATTTGCATATCTTGCCATTGGTAGATGAAACAAAACCTGTTAAGGTTGTCGAAATCATTATTTCTGATACGGGTCCAGGTTTAGAAAAAGATCAAATCAACAAAATTTTCGAGCGATTCTATCAAGTAAAAAACTTGAATAAAACCTATTATGGTGGAACAGGAATAGGTCTTGAAGTAGTCCAAAATTTTGTTCAATTGCATAAAGGTAAAATAGAAGTTAAAAGCAAGCTAGGAGAAGGAACAACTTTTATAATTACATTACCGGCAGGGAAAAATCATTTTACAGAACAAGAACTTCTTTCTGAAGTAACTTCTACAATCCCTCAAAAAGAACACTTTATTTCAAACACTTACTCCACACCTTCCTTAGATAATAATTACAAAGAAGAAGAAACAGAAACAGAAAAAACAACTAAGCCCCATTGCATTTTGATTGTTGAAGACAATATTGAACTCAGGAATTATTTAAAGAACGAATTAAAGAAAGATTATAGAATTTTTACAGCAAACAACGGTAAAGAAGGATTGGAAGTAGCCAGAGAAATGCTTCCTGATGTGATTATTACAGATGTTTTGATGCCTGAAATGAATGGCTTTGATTTTTGCAAAATTATTAAAACAGATATAAGAACAAGTCATATACCTCTTTTAATGCTCACAGCCAAAACAAGAATAGATGATCGGATAGAGGGTATTGGATATGGAGCAGATGCTTATATGGTAAAACCTTTTGATTTGAGATTGTTAAAACTTCGTACATCACAATTAATTACCAGTAGAAAATTAATTTTTGATAAGTATTTTGGCGAAATAAGTGGCGCTAAAGAAAAAACAAACACAACATCTATTGATAAAGAGTTCATTCAAAAAGTATTAAATTTTATTAATGAAAATATGAGCGATTCAGATTTAAGTGTAGAACTGTTAGCTTCAGAATTAAACCTAAGTAGAAGTCAACTTTATAGAAAAATAAAAACACTAACCGGACAAACCGTTAATGAGTTTTTAAGAAAAACACGACTGCAAAGAGCTAAGCAATTACTGGAAAGCGGTAGTGTAAATGTAAGCGAGGTTTGTTACAAAGTTGGGTTTGCATCACCCTCTTATTTTACCAAATGTTTTAAAGCCCATTTTGGGGTATTACCAACAGAAATTGAATCAAATTCTTGA
- a CDS encoding glycoside hydrolase family 3 protein, translating into MHFNKYRGTKLLVYLSNFRLISVMVLLLVSSCKTNEKEIDSYKFKFQNPSLKIEERVQDLIHQMTLTEKVSQMRYDAPAIDRLGVPAYNWWNECLHGVARAGEATVFPQGIGMGATWNAPLIYQMGTAVSDEARAKHHKFISEGKRGIYQGLTFWTPNINIFRDPRWGRGQETYGEDPYLTSRIGVNYIKGLQGNDSKYLKVVATAKHFAVHSGPEKSRHEDNYQTSNKDLFETYLPAFEAAVKEAKVHSVMCAYNRFRDEACCGSNLLLHKILHNDWGFDGYVVSDCWAINDFWEPGKHELVKTPEEASALAVSRGTDLNCGDCYDPNLKEAVLKKLVNEDTIDLALTKLMTARFKLGMFDPEENVKWSKIPYSVVASQKHYDLSKKIARESMVLLKNQDNILPLSKNIKSVAIIGPNANSKPALLGNYHGTPKNYNTPLKAIANKLPNATVNYALGCDIAIGWPMLNTIPSSVLKNGKNKGLKGEYFKNKNWEGNPEFIRNDSVVDFIWTLKKPIENLKTDAFSVRWTGQLTPNESGKYRIGFRASSAGKLYFDDDLKFEFKDDHEPKTKYFDINLKSGKAHNIKIEYYNYHSDPQAQFVWAKIDRDLITPALEAAKKSEVVVLCLGLSPDIEGEEMPVLLEGFDKGDRSDITLPKTQIELMKKIQALGKPTILVLMNGSALAVNWAANNIPAIIEAWYPGEFGGNAIADVLFGDYNPAGRLPVTFYKSIKDLPDFKNYNMENRTYKYFKGDPLFPFGHGLSYTNFTYSNLNIPDSITIGSNIEINVEVKNTGDLDGDEVVQLYISHKGKPNAAIRTLVEFERIHLKAGETKKLKYNINPKKYSLINEDGKPVIEPGNLVISIGGKQPGFKGLSNTHTTNVLEKKIALKNK; encoded by the coding sequence ATGCATTTTAACAAATACAGAGGCACAAAATTATTAGTTTATTTATCAAACTTTCGGTTGATTTCAGTAATGGTATTACTATTAGTTTCATCGTGTAAAACAAATGAAAAAGAGATTGACTCCTACAAATTTAAGTTTCAAAATCCATCGTTAAAAATTGAAGAACGTGTCCAAGATTTAATACATCAAATGACGCTTACAGAGAAAGTATCTCAAATGCGTTATGATGCTCCAGCTATTGATAGATTGGGAGTACCAGCATACAACTGGTGGAATGAATGTTTACATGGGGTTGCAAGAGCAGGTGAGGCAACGGTTTTCCCTCAAGGAATTGGCATGGGAGCCACATGGAATGCACCGTTAATTTACCAAATGGGAACAGCTGTATCAGATGAAGCAAGAGCTAAACACCACAAATTTATTTCCGAAGGCAAAAGAGGTATTTACCAAGGGTTAACATTTTGGACACCCAACATTAATATTTTTAGAGATCCAAGATGGGGGCGTGGACAAGAAACTTACGGTGAAGACCCATACTTAACTAGTAGAATTGGTGTTAATTATATAAAAGGACTTCAAGGAAACGATTCTAAATATTTAAAGGTAGTAGCCACAGCAAAACATTTTGCAGTACATAGCGGCCCAGAAAAATCAAGACATGAGGATAATTACCAAACCTCTAATAAAGATTTATTTGAAACCTATTTACCTGCTTTTGAAGCTGCCGTAAAAGAAGCTAAAGTACATTCTGTAATGTGCGCATACAATCGTTTTAGAGACGAAGCCTGCTGCGGAAGCAATTTATTATTACATAAAATCCTTCATAATGATTGGGGGTTTGATGGGTATGTGGTTTCAGATTGTTGGGCAATTAATGATTTTTGGGAACCTGGTAAACACGAGCTTGTAAAAACTCCAGAAGAAGCCAGTGCATTAGCCGTTTCTAGAGGAACAGATTTAAACTGCGGAGACTGTTACGACCCCAATTTAAAAGAAGCCGTTCTTAAGAAATTGGTAAATGAGGATACAATAGATTTAGCCCTCACTAAATTAATGACAGCTCGTTTCAAATTAGGAATGTTTGACCCAGAGGAAAATGTAAAATGGTCAAAAATTCCATATAGCGTTGTAGCAAGTCAAAAACACTATGATTTATCAAAAAAGATAGCAAGAGAGTCTATGGTATTATTAAAAAACCAAGATAATATTTTACCCTTAAGTAAAAATATAAAATCTGTAGCAATCATAGGGCCCAATGCAAATTCTAAGCCAGCGTTATTAGGAAACTATCATGGAACACCAAAAAATTACAATACACCATTAAAAGCTATCGCTAATAAATTGCCTAATGCTACTGTAAATTATGCCTTAGGATGTGATATTGCCATTGGTTGGCCTATGTTAAACACAATACCATCTTCTGTTTTAAAAAATGGGAAAAATAAAGGCTTAAAAGGAGAATATTTTAAAAATAAAAACTGGGAAGGAAACCCAGAATTTATAAGAAATGATAGTGTAGTAGATTTTATTTGGACGTTAAAAAAACCTATTGAGAATTTAAAAACAGACGCATTTTCAGTAAGATGGACTGGTCAATTAACACCAAACGAAAGCGGAAAATACAGAATAGGATTTAGAGCTAGTAGCGCAGGTAAACTATATTTTGATGATGATTTAAAGTTTGAATTTAAAGATGACCATGAGCCAAAAACTAAATACTTTGATATTAATTTAAAATCAGGAAAAGCCCATAATATAAAAATTGAATATTATAATTATCATTCAGACCCCCAAGCTCAATTTGTTTGGGCTAAAATAGATCGAGATTTAATAACACCAGCTCTAGAAGCAGCTAAAAAATCTGAAGTTGTTGTACTGTGTTTAGGATTGTCTCCAGATATTGAGGGTGAAGAAATGCCTGTTTTGTTAGAAGGTTTTGATAAAGGTGACCGGTCAGATATTACACTTCCAAAAACTCAAATTGAGTTAATGAAAAAAATTCAAGCTTTAGGTAAGCCTACTATATTGGTTTTAATGAATGGAAGTGCCTTAGCCGTTAATTGGGCAGCTAATAATATTCCCGCCATTATAGAGGCATGGTACCCAGGTGAATTTGGAGGAAATGCAATTGCAGATGTTCTTTTTGGAGATTATAACCCTGCAGGTAGATTACCTGTAACCTTCTATAAATCAATAAAAGACTTACCTGATTTTAAAAACTACAACATGGAAAACAGAACCTATAAATACTTTAAAGGCGACCCTCTGTTTCCCTTTGGTCATGGTTTAAGTTATACCAATTTCACATATTCCAATCTAAATATTCCTGATAGCATAACCATAGGTAGTAATATTGAAATAAATGTAGAAGTAAAAAATACTGGAGACCTTGATGGAGATGAAGTAGTACAATTATACATCTCTCATAAAGGCAAACCCAATGCGGCCATAAGAACTTTAGTAGAGTTTGAAAGAATTCATTTAAAAGCTGGCGAAACCAAAAAACTAAAATATAATATTAACCCAAAAAAATACAGTTTAATTAATGAAGATGGTAAACCTGTAATAGAACCAGGTAATTTAGTTATAAGCATAGGTGGAAAACAACCCGGTTTTAAAGGTCTTTCAAACACCCACACAACCAATGTATTAGAGAAGAAAATAGCATTAAAAAATAAGTAA